A stretch of Acidobacteriota bacterium DNA encodes these proteins:
- a CDS encoding ABC transporter permease — MIGRVMALMWKEFLELRQDPRLAGIILVAPILQLTMLGYAATTDVHDVPIVIVDGDRSSQSRALVERFAASPYFKVVDEFLSPNDVDQSLARGRAWLGVIVPIGFGDSLQGQGPASARTVQVLADGTDANSSGVALAYAAGLVSEFNAALVAEQVLLGGGAAPGGITGAVRVWYNPELLSKDFMVPGVLALLLLLITTNMSAMAIVRERELGTLEQLHVTPLGRFELILGKLLPYGVVGFIDVLLVMAVAVFWFEVPMLGSPALLLAASAVYVLCTLALGLFISTISHTQQQAMMTAMFFFLVPMIYLSGFIFPIENMPVVIQWVTTVIPLRYYLVIVRGIFLKGVGFDLLWPHFAALAVWGVVVLALATARSHKTE; from the coding sequence ATGATCGGCCGCGTCATGGCACTCATGTGGAAGGAGTTCCTGGAACTCCGGCAAGACCCGCGCCTGGCCGGCATCATCCTTGTGGCGCCGATCCTCCAGCTGACCATGCTCGGATACGCGGCCACGACCGATGTGCACGATGTGCCAATCGTGATCGTGGACGGCGACCGGTCGTCGCAGAGCCGGGCGCTCGTGGAGCGCTTTGCCGCGTCGCCGTATTTCAAGGTCGTCGATGAGTTCCTCAGCCCGAATGACGTGGATCAGTCCTTGGCGCGGGGGCGCGCCTGGTTGGGTGTCATCGTGCCGATTGGATTCGGGGACTCGCTGCAGGGGCAGGGACCGGCGAGTGCCAGGACCGTGCAGGTGCTGGCCGACGGCACCGACGCGAACTCGTCGGGTGTAGCGCTCGCGTACGCCGCGGGGCTCGTCAGCGAGTTTAATGCGGCGCTCGTGGCTGAGCAGGTGCTCCTGGGCGGCGGTGCGGCTCCCGGTGGAATCACCGGGGCCGTTCGCGTCTGGTATAACCCGGAGCTCCTCAGCAAAGACTTCATGGTGCCCGGCGTACTGGCCCTGCTGTTGCTGCTCATCACCACCAACATGTCCGCGATGGCCATCGTTCGAGAGCGTGAGCTGGGGACGTTGGAGCAGCTGCACGTGACTCCGCTTGGCCGCTTCGAACTCATTCTTGGCAAGTTGCTGCCGTACGGCGTCGTGGGGTTCATTGACGTGCTGCTCGTGATGGCCGTGGCGGTGTTCTGGTTCGAGGTGCCGATGCTGGGCAGCCCGGCGCTCCTGCTGGCTGCGAGCGCGGTCTATGTTCTGTGCACGCTGGCGCTCGGCCTCTTCATCTCGACCATCTCGCACACACAGCAGCAGGCGATGATGACCGCGATGTTCTTTTTCCTGGTGCCGATGATTTATCTCTCAGGGTTCATTTTTCCCATCGAGAACATGCCGGTGGTCATCCAGTGGGTGACGACGGTGATTCCGTTGCGGTACTACCTGGTCATCGTGCGCGGCATCTTCCTCAAGGGCGTGGGGTTCGACCTGTTGTGGCCGCACTTCGCGGCCCTGGCCGTCTGGGGCGTGGTGGTGCTTGCGCTGGCCACGGCCCGGTCGCACAAGACGGAGTAA
- a CDS encoding ABC transporter permease has translation MNHLWAVAIKELRQIQRDRRTLMVMLFLPAFFLLLYGYALNFDIRHVALVVQDRDETAESRRLVSRFVDSTYFELVGTASSDAEIGRALDSGAARAVLVIPEGFGNDLAQRLPVTVQVLLNGDNANTATTVLGYTTAVLREASIPAGASVTTRLAMVEPRIWYNPELRSTLFLVPGLIAYISMITAVVSTALSIVREKESGTMEQIRMAPISTPAFIMGKAAPYLVLSQISGILVILAAMALFGLPMHGSWIALNLVLGVFLVGAIGTGLLVSTIAETQQVAFQIGSLVAFLPTFILSGFIFPIASMPIGLQYVSTAVPAKYFLVALRGIVLKGSDLATVWPSVAALAVYAVLVMALASLRLAKR, from the coding sequence ATGAACCATCTCTGGGCCGTGGCCATCAAGGAACTGCGCCAGATTCAGCGCGACCGGCGGACGCTGATGGTCATGTTGTTCCTGCCGGCGTTTTTCCTGCTGCTCTACGGCTACGCGCTCAACTTCGATATTCGCCATGTCGCGCTCGTGGTGCAGGATCGGGACGAGACGGCTGAAAGCCGTCGTCTCGTCTCGCGTTTCGTGGACTCGACGTATTTCGAACTGGTCGGCACGGCTTCGTCGGACGCCGAGATCGGGCGGGCGCTTGATTCCGGTGCTGCGCGCGCGGTGCTGGTGATTCCCGAAGGATTCGGCAACGACCTCGCGCAGCGTTTGCCGGTGACCGTGCAGGTGCTGCTCAACGGCGACAATGCCAACACCGCCACAACCGTACTGGGCTACACCACGGCCGTGCTGCGCGAAGCGTCAATCCCGGCAGGCGCGAGCGTGACCACGCGGCTGGCAATGGTGGAGCCGCGCATCTGGTACAACCCTGAACTGCGCAGCACGTTGTTCCTGGTGCCCGGTCTGATCGCCTACATCTCCATGATTACCGCGGTGGTGTCCACGGCGCTCTCGATTGTGCGCGAGAAGGAAAGCGGCACCATGGAGCAGATTCGCATGGCGCCCATCTCGACGCCCGCGTTCATCATGGGCAAGGCCGCGCCCTATCTGGTGCTGTCACAAATTTCCGGCATCCTGGTCATTCTCGCCGCGATGGCGCTGTTCGGGTTGCCCATGCACGGCAGTTGGATCGCACTCAATCTGGTGCTCGGGGTATTTCTAGTCGGCGCCATCGGCACGGGATTGCTCGTCTCGACGATTGCTGAAACCCAACAAGTGGCGTTTCAGATCGGAAGCCTCGTGGCGTTTCTGCCGACCTTTATCCTGTCGGGTTTCATCTTCCCGATCGCCAGCATGCCGATCGGCCTCCAGTACGTGAGCACCGCTGTGCCGGCGAAGTACTTTTTGGTGGCGCTGCGCGGCATCGTGCTGAAGGGCTCGGACCTGGCCACAGTGTGGCCGTCAGTCGCGGCGCTGGCGGTGTATGCAGTTCTGGTGATGGCACTCGCTTCACTGCGATTGGCGAAGCGATGA
- a CDS encoding ABC transporter ATP-binding protein — protein MPDQREDQVAIRVEHLTRRFGAFTAVNDVSFEVKRGEVFGFLGSNGAGKSTTIRMLCGLLKPTSGRADVGGIDVGRDPEGVKRRIGYMSQRFSLYELLTVDQNIRFYGGLYGLTGERLARRRKFTLEMAGLVGREDVLTRTLSGGWRQRLALGCALLHEPPILFLDEPTGGVDPVSRRDFWRLIDDLARAGTTVLVTTHYLDEAERCDRVAIIHGGRIAAMGPTRELKVALAARRERAPQTGRVERDVLPTLEDVFIDVVTDAAATGDAA, from the coding sequence GTGCCCGACCAGAGGGAAGACCAGGTCGCCATTCGCGTCGAGCACCTGACGCGGCGGTTCGGCGCGTTCACCGCGGTCAACGACGTGTCGTTTGAGGTGAAGCGTGGGGAAGTGTTTGGCTTCCTCGGGTCAAACGGTGCGGGCAAGTCCACCACCATCCGCATGTTGTGCGGTCTGCTCAAGCCCACGTCCGGACGTGCCGATGTTGGCGGTATCGATGTGGGCCGCGATCCCGAAGGGGTGAAACGCCGCATCGGCTACATGTCGCAGCGCTTCTCGCTGTACGAGTTACTGACGGTGGACCAGAACATCCGCTTCTACGGCGGACTCTACGGCTTGACGGGCGAGCGGCTGGCGCGGCGCCGGAAATTTACGCTGGAAATGGCGGGCCTCGTCGGCCGCGAAGACGTGCTCACGCGGACACTGTCGGGTGGGTGGCGTCAGCGCCTGGCGCTTGGCTGCGCGCTGCTGCACGAGCCGCCGATTCTGTTTCTGGACGAGCCCACCGGCGGTGTGGATCCCGTGTCACGACGGGACTTCTGGCGTCTGATCGACGACCTGGCGCGGGCCGGCACCACCGTGCTCGTGACCACGCACTATCTGGACGAAGCCGAACGGTGCGATCGCGTCGCCATCATTCACGGCGGTCGGATTGCGGCGATGGGCCCGACGCGCGAACTGAAAGTCGCGCTCGCCGCCCGCCGTGAGCGAGCCCCCCAGACAGGGCGAGTCGAACGGGACGTGCTTCCCACGCTTGAAGACGTCTTCATCGACGTGGTCACCGATGCCGCCGCCACGGGGGATGCCGCATGA
- a CDS encoding TolC family protein, which translates to MNHAQRCVVTLTLALLPALAAAQAPMPLTLADAVARGKATAPRLKEADAREAAAVASRDSRATLDKPTVSALSGYVRTNHVPEYSIPQAGGGTRVLFPDIPDNFRVRTELLWPVWTGGRVDALVNSAEADVRAAQADGQVVGADLTMEITQAYWALVTGREAVKVIDQSLARTDAWVADVQARLDAGLVSPHEVLTAKARRARDLVQRIQAAHAAATAERELARLIGMPGQALDPVSPIDRPWDGLSALTSRQAADVVALARESRAERGAFTARQSAFRSAAEAAMAASHPQVAALAAVEPARPNNRFVPRQNAWHTSWDLGVTVSWSLWDGGRAKADRAVAEAQARAFDHRLAEFDGRVSVDVQQRLQEVESGNAAIAAAGEAVAASAEAHRVLRERYAAGVATSTDVLEAQVALLEAELERTRLLASLRVSEARLRRAVGVD; encoded by the coding sequence ATGAATCACGCACAACGCTGTGTCGTCACGCTGACGTTGGCCCTGCTGCCGGCGCTCGCCGCCGCTCAGGCGCCGATGCCCCTCACGCTGGCCGACGCGGTGGCGCGAGGGAAAGCGACCGCGCCGCGGCTGAAAGAGGCCGACGCGCGGGAGGCCGCGGCTGTGGCGTCGCGTGACAGTCGCGCCACACTGGACAAGCCCACCGTCAGCGCGCTGTCGGGCTACGTGCGCACCAATCACGTCCCGGAATACAGCATCCCGCAGGCCGGGGGCGGCACCCGGGTGTTGTTTCCAGACATCCCCGATAACTTCCGCGTCCGCACGGAGCTGCTGTGGCCGGTGTGGACGGGTGGGCGCGTGGATGCGCTGGTGAACTCGGCCGAGGCCGATGTACGCGCTGCGCAAGCCGACGGCCAGGTGGTGGGTGCGGATCTGACCATGGAGATTACGCAGGCGTATTGGGCGCTGGTCACCGGCCGCGAGGCAGTGAAGGTGATCGACCAGAGTCTGGCCCGGACGGATGCCTGGGTGGCCGATGTGCAGGCGCGCCTCGACGCCGGCCTGGTCTCGCCTCACGAAGTGCTCACCGCGAAGGCGCGGCGCGCGCGGGATCTTGTGCAGCGCATCCAGGCCGCGCACGCGGCGGCCACCGCCGAGCGCGAACTGGCGCGGCTCATCGGGATGCCGGGACAGGCGCTCGATCCCGTCTCGCCGATCGATCGGCCGTGGGACGGCCTGTCGGCGTTGACCTCACGGCAGGCCGCCGACGTGGTGGCGCTCGCGCGTGAGTCACGCGCCGAGCGGGGGGCCTTCACCGCGCGGCAGTCGGCGTTCCGATCGGCGGCCGAAGCGGCGATGGCCGCCTCACATCCGCAGGTGGCGGCGTTAGCCGCGGTCGAACCCGCGCGGCCCAATAACCGCTTCGTGCCCCGGCAGAACGCCTGGCACACGTCCTGGGATCTGGGCGTCACCGTGTCCTGGTCGTTGTGGGATGGCGGACGCGCGAAGGCCGACCGCGCGGTGGCGGAAGCACAGGCGCGTGCGTTCGACCATCGCCTGGCCGAGTTCGACGGACGCGTGTCGGTGGACGTCCAGCAGCGGCTGCAGGAAGTGGAAAGCGGAAACGCAGCGATTGCTGCGGCCGGCGAGGCGGTGGCCGCAAGCGCGGAAGCGCACCGGGTGCTGCGCGAGCGCTACGCGGCCGGCGTGGCCACCAGCACGGATGTGCTCGAGGCCCAGGTCGCCCTGCTCGAGGCCGAACTCGAACGGACACGGCTGCTGGCCTCGCTGCGCGTGAGCGAAGCCCGTCTGCGCAGAGCGGTCGGAGTCGACTGA
- a CDS encoding ABC transporter ATP-binding protein — protein MTPVLALDRVVKSFGGTRAVDGLSLEVAPGEMFGLIGPDGAGKTTTLRMMCGLLRPDSGEVRLFDADPFKVRRISVDSVGYVSQRFSLYGDLTIDENIAFFARLHGVSHFADKRTRLLTLTGLLPFRDRLASKLSGGMKQKLALACTLVHEPALLILDEPTTGVDPVSRREFWKLLNEFRANGLTAVLATPYLDEAERCGRVALLRDGKVLALDTPDALRRMDHTVMLEVIASPSRQALRILREKLGDDEVSLFGDRLHARVPSEAMGTQIAQWLSDAQVDVTRVKAIVPTLEDVFIEHVRQGARS, from the coding sequence GTGACACCGGTACTCGCCCTTGACAGGGTGGTGAAGTCCTTCGGTGGCACGCGTGCGGTGGATGGGCTGTCGCTCGAGGTGGCGCCGGGTGAAATGTTCGGCCTCATCGGGCCAGACGGCGCCGGCAAGACCACCACGCTGCGCATGATGTGCGGGCTGCTGCGGCCCGACTCCGGGGAGGTACGTCTGTTTGACGCCGATCCATTCAAGGTGCGCCGAATCTCGGTGGACTCGGTCGGCTATGTGTCTCAGCGATTCAGCCTCTACGGCGACCTGACCATCGACGAGAACATCGCCTTCTTCGCGCGCCTGCATGGCGTGTCGCATTTTGCCGACAAACGGACGCGGCTGCTGACACTGACGGGCCTGCTGCCATTTCGGGATCGCCTCGCCAGCAAACTGTCGGGCGGGATGAAGCAGAAGCTGGCGTTGGCCTGCACGCTCGTCCACGAGCCGGCATTGCTCATTCTCGACGAGCCGACCACGGGCGTTGATCCCGTCTCGCGTCGTGAATTCTGGAAGCTGCTCAACGAGTTTCGGGCAAACGGACTGACCGCCGTACTGGCCACGCCCTACCTGGACGAGGCTGAGCGGTGCGGGCGCGTGGCCCTTCTGCGCGACGGCAAGGTGCTGGCGCTCGATACGCCCGACGCACTTCGCCGCATGGACCACACGGTGATGCTCGAAGTGATTGCGTCGCCGTCGAGACAGGCGCTGCGCATTCTCAGGGAAAAACTGGGAGACGACGAGGTGTCGTTGTTCGGGGATCGGTTGCACGCGCGCGTGCCGAGCGAAGCGATGGGCACCCAGATCGCGCAATGGCTGAGCGATGCCCAGGTTGACGTCACTCGGGTGAAGGCCATCGTGCCCACACTCGAAGATGTCTTTATTGAACACGTCCGGCAGGGAGCACGCTCATGA
- a CDS encoding efflux RND transporter periplasmic adaptor subunit, which produces MTRMWIRRLAWGVIPVMGAAGAACSGTTTEATPHASGYVEATEMRVASKVPGRVLTVAVAEGDRVTAGQTLIQLSSTDSTLALARLKADREQADAQLRLLRAGSRTEDITQAEAQAAAAASDRAAVATELAAAKVDAERFEQLVQKRAGSEKQRDDAVVRRVLAESRLKAADDRVAAARAQVARLNAGARSQELDAARARLAAVDAQIATVNSDVAETTITAASDGVISSRLVEPGELVTPRVPLLVIVDLDRAWATAYVEEPRVAAVKIGQTATVITDAGDRLPGKVTFVSPRAEFTPRNVQTASERAKLVYRVKVAVDNKAGTLKPGMPVEVDFGGGQ; this is translated from the coding sequence ATGACTCGGATGTGGATCAGGCGACTGGCGTGGGGTGTGATTCCGGTGATGGGGGCCGCAGGGGCCGCATGCTCGGGAACGACCACCGAGGCGACGCCACATGCGTCGGGGTATGTGGAGGCCACGGAAATGCGTGTGGCCTCGAAGGTGCCGGGCCGCGTGTTGACGGTAGCCGTGGCGGAAGGCGATCGGGTGACGGCGGGGCAGACCCTCATTCAGCTGTCGTCCACCGATTCCACGCTGGCTCTTGCCCGCCTCAAGGCCGATCGGGAGCAGGCTGATGCTCAACTGCGCCTGCTGCGTGCCGGTTCCCGCACCGAAGACATCACCCAGGCAGAAGCCCAGGCCGCCGCAGCCGCAAGCGATCGCGCCGCCGTGGCCACGGAACTTGCCGCCGCGAAGGTCGATGCCGAGCGTTTTGAACAACTCGTGCAGAAGCGCGCCGGGTCCGAGAAGCAGCGCGACGACGCGGTGGTGCGGCGCGTGTTGGCAGAGTCCAGACTAAAGGCCGCGGACGACCGCGTGGCCGCTGCCCGCGCGCAGGTGGCACGCCTGAACGCGGGTGCCCGCAGCCAGGAACTGGACGCCGCGCGCGCACGGCTCGCTGCGGTGGACGCCCAGATCGCCACCGTCAACAGCGATGTGGCTGAGACCACCATCACCGCCGCCTCCGACGGCGTCATCTCGTCCCGCCTCGTCGAACCGGGTGAGCTTGTCACCCCCCGCGTCCCCCTCCTCGTCATCGTCGATCTCGACCGCGCGTGGGCGACGGCGTACGTGGAGGAGCCGCGCGTGGCGGCGGTCAAGATTGGCCAGACCGCCACGGTGATTACCGATGCGGGTGACCGGCTGCCTGGCAAGGTGACGTTTGTGTCACCACGTGCCGAGTTCACGCCCCGCAACGTGCAGACAGCCAGCGAGCGCGCGAAGCTGGTGTATCGGGTGAAGGTGGCCGTGGACAACAAGGCCGGGACGTTGAAGCCCGGCATGCCGGTGGAAGTGGACTTCGGGGGCGGGCAGTGA
- a CDS encoding TetR/AcrR family transcriptional regulator — MPARAKPARDAEASRARVWSAAATEFAARGFDGAKVDRIAASARVNKAMIYYHFKSKAGLFNAILHDTFASIAEAVRGVRASGGSPEVQLRAYVQAIAGVAVDRPFFPPIWLREVAEGGRHLDPAVAVHFREVLKMLGEILRDGTAAGTMRPVNPFLVQLGLVGPLTLFIASRPLRDKFARAHEGLDVEIDDMVAHLQAMVLGGISTTTTARKSR; from the coding sequence ATGCCAGCACGCGCCAAGCCAGCCCGAGACGCCGAGGCCTCCCGCGCGCGCGTCTGGTCCGCCGCTGCGACGGAGTTCGCCGCACGTGGCTTCGACGGCGCCAAAGTCGACCGCATCGCCGCCAGTGCCCGCGTCAACAAGGCGATGATCTACTACCACTTCAAGAGCAAGGCCGGGCTCTTCAACGCCATCCTCCACGATACGTTTGCCTCAATCGCCGAAGCCGTGCGCGGTGTGCGGGCCAGTGGCGGCTCGCCCGAGGTGCAGTTGCGTGCCTACGTGCAGGCCATCGCCGGTGTCGCGGTCGACCGGCCGTTTTTCCCCCCCATCTGGCTGCGAGAGGTGGCCGAGGGTGGTCGCCATCTGGATCCGGCCGTGGCTGTCCACTTCCGTGAGGTCCTGAAAATGCTGGGCGAGATCCTTCGCGATGGGACGGCCGCCGGCACCATGCGCCCCGTGAATCCCTTCCTGGTGCAACTCGGCCTTGTGGGCCCGCTCACGCTGTTCATCGCGAGCCGGCCCTTGCGCGACAAGTTCGCCCGGGCCCACGAGGGCCTGGACGTGGAGATTGACGACATGGTGGCTCACCTGCAGGCGATGGTGCTCGGTGGCATTTCGACGACAACAACGGCGAGGAAATCACGATGA
- a CDS encoding response regulator transcription factor, producing MRMVIVDDEEPARLAMRQHLETVGDIDVVCECANGFEAIKAVAEHKPDVVLLDVQMPKLDGFEVLEVIGRDVPVVFVTAHDDYALRAFEVHAVDYLLKPFSSQRLREALDRVRSRQAAVVAPTVLRAAARRPGMPLDRVIIRDGADVHVLVVSKIDYVEAQDDYVSFHTAGKSLLKEQTLSELETQLDPRRFVRIHRSFLLNIDRLAKVELYAKDSRVAILQDGTKLTVSRSGYQRLQQLL from the coding sequence CTGCGCATGGTGATCGTCGATGACGAGGAGCCGGCGCGACTCGCCATGCGCCAGCACCTGGAGACGGTGGGCGACATCGACGTGGTGTGTGAGTGCGCCAACGGCTTCGAGGCCATCAAGGCCGTGGCCGAGCACAAGCCCGACGTGGTGTTGCTCGATGTGCAGATGCCGAAGCTCGACGGCTTTGAGGTGCTCGAGGTCATCGGCCGCGATGTGCCCGTGGTGTTTGTCACGGCGCATGATGATTACGCGCTGCGGGCGTTCGAGGTCCACGCGGTGGACTACCTGCTCAAGCCGTTTTCGTCGCAGCGGCTGCGTGAGGCGCTGGACCGGGTGCGATCGCGTCAGGCAGCGGTTGTGGCGCCGACCGTGTTGCGGGCAGCCGCGCGCCGGCCGGGGATGCCCCTCGACCGCGTCATCATCCGCGATGGCGCTGATGTGCATGTGCTGGTGGTTTCCAAGATCGACTACGTGGAGGCGCAGGACGACTACGTGTCGTTCCACACCGCGGGGAAGTCGCTGCTCAAGGAGCAGACGCTGTCTGAACTCGAGACCCAACTGGATCCACGCCGCTTCGTGCGCATCCACCGGTCGTTCCTGCTGAATATCGACCGGCTCGCCAAGGTGGAGCTGTACGCCAAAGACAGCCGCGTGGCGATTCTCCAGGACGGCACCAAGCTCACGGTCAGCCGATCCGGGTATCAGCGGCTTCAGCAACTGCTGTAG
- a CDS encoding histidine kinase, with product MQAILGDRRRLQLHLIAWALVGTLLALLARTGFGVTWPQALAFGVPLGLLAAPLSLSALFLARAMPLTRTATWRVGVSAVVASVIAASVWASVGRWWWRVLDRMGVPAEAASSPSFISLLMGFGALAYLLSVTVHYALQAVEESTALAQRELQSQIAAREAELRALRAQVDPHFLFNSLNAVSGLIGPDPTKAREMVQRLADFLRSSLTLGAVPRIALERELALASSYLEIERVRFGDRLKVRMDVEPGLAHVMVPPLLLQPLVENAVRHGIATCLDGGTIEVEARRRGELVWLTVTNPRDPDGGGRRGTGFGLDIVRRRLSGAYGTHAALAVEPSPESYRVSITWPWKLYE from the coding sequence ATGCAGGCCATCCTGGGAGATCGGCGCCGGCTTCAACTTCACCTCATCGCCTGGGCGTTGGTCGGCACATTGCTGGCATTGCTCGCACGCACCGGGTTCGGCGTGACCTGGCCTCAGGCGCTCGCGTTTGGCGTACCGCTGGGCCTGCTGGCCGCGCCCCTTTCCCTGTCTGCATTGTTTCTGGCGCGCGCCATGCCGCTCACCCGCACGGCCACCTGGCGCGTTGGCGTGAGTGCGGTGGTGGCTTCGGTGATTGCCGCGTCGGTCTGGGCGAGTGTGGGGCGCTGGTGGTGGAGGGTGCTCGATCGCATGGGTGTGCCCGCCGAAGCCGCGTCCTCGCCGTCCTTCATCAGCCTGCTCATGGGGTTCGGTGCGCTCGCGTACCTGCTGTCGGTCACCGTGCACTACGCGTTGCAGGCGGTGGAGGAATCGACGGCATTGGCGCAGCGCGAACTGCAGTCGCAGATTGCCGCCCGTGAAGCGGAGTTGCGGGCGTTGCGCGCCCAGGTGGATCCACATTTTCTGTTCAACAGCCTGAACGCGGTGTCGGGCCTCATTGGTCCCGACCCGACCAAGGCGCGCGAGATGGTGCAACGCCTGGCGGACTTCCTGCGAAGCAGCCTCACGCTCGGCGCGGTGCCGCGAATAGCGCTTGAGCGGGAGTTGGCGCTGGCATCGAGTTATTTGGAGATCGAACGCGTGCGGTTTGGTGATCGATTGAAGGTCCGTATGGATGTGGAACCCGGACTCGCGCACGTGATGGTGCCGCCGTTGTTGCTGCAGCCGCTCGTGGAGAATGCCGTGAGGCACGGCATTGCCACGTGCCTGGACGGCGGCACCATCGAAGTGGAGGCGAGGCGGCGAGGTGAACTGGTCTGGTTGACCGTCACCAATCCGCGCGACCCGGACGGCGGTGGACGCCGTGGCACCGGCTTCGGCCTCGACATCGTCCGGCGCCGATTGAGCGGCGCGTATGGCACACACGCCGCGTTGGCGGTGGAACCGTCGCCCGAGTCCTACCGTGTGTCCATTACCTGGCCCTGGAAACTGTATGAATGA